In the Chroococcidiopsis sp. TS-821 genome, TTTCATGATGTGCCACAAGATTGGCTTGCCCCCGATCTCTACCATCGGCTTCGGTTTGATTGTTGTCTCTTCACTGATCCTTGTCCCCAATCCCCCTGCTAGTATTACCGCTTTCATTGGTTTTCCTATAGTTTTTTATTAGAGCTAGGCGTAATTCGTAAACTTAACTTTCTACGTACCTATACTAATGCGGAGGTTATGGATGAAACCGTAAAGAATGCGTGAACAATGAGCGTTTTCTCTAAAAATTTGGTGAAAATGTAAAGTATTAAAACTAGCAAGATATTAAAAAATCTGCATTGCATTACCTGAAGGTGCAAAAAAAATAGGCTGTGGTCTTCCCCCAAAGCCTACTAATTATTGTGCGATTCGAATGAATTAATTTCCGCGAGTGGCTTCGGTAAGTACTGAGCGATCGCTGTGAGTTTTTCCTTGCGAATTAAAAGTAAGACTACCATCAAGATAGTCAACTAGAATTGTTTCTCCTTCATCAAAGGCATTTTCTAATAATTTAGTCGCAAGTGGATTTTCGAGTTCGCGCTGGATGGCACGCTTGAGAGGACGAGCACCGTAAACTGGATCGTAACCAACATCTACTAAATAGGCTTCAGCCGCTGGAGTTAACTCTAAGCCAAGTTTTTGTTCGG is a window encoding:
- a CDS encoding sugar phosphate nucleotidyltransferase, with translation MKAVILAGGLGTRISEETTIKPKPMVEIGGKPILWHIMK